The Mercurialis annua linkage group LG8, ddMerAnnu1.2, whole genome shotgun sequence genome window below encodes:
- the LOC126659493 gene encoding triacylglycerol lipase 1: MEMELLIILSTVILSLFISTVSGAQFLTGESNLRLRPPGHTLCSQLIQPAGYPCTEHTIETKDGYLLALQRVSSRHADIKMTRGTPVLLQHGLFMGGDAWFLNSPEQSLGFILADAGFDVWVGNVRGTFWSHGHVSLSEKVKEFWDWSWQELALYDLAEMIQHVYSATNSKIFIVGHSQGTIMSLAALTKPKIAEMVEAAAFLCPISYLDHVTAPLVLRMVSLHLDQMVQAMGIHQLNFRSEVLISLLDSICDNGIECNDLLSSITGKNCCLNSSRVDFFFEYEPHPSSAKNLRHLFQMIRQGTFAQYDYGLFKNLKLYGQVEPPAFDLSLIPKSLPIWAGYGGNDGLADVTDVEHTLKDLQSKPELLYLESYGHVDFILSEQAKEDVYRHMIGFFRSLSNS, encoded by the exons ATGGAGATGGAGCTGCTAATCATTTTATCAACGGTAATTCTTTCACTCTTCATCTCCACAGTCTCCGGCGCTCAATTTCTCACCGGAGAATCCAATCTCCGGCTCCGACCACCGGGCCACACCTTATGCAGTCAACTCATTCAACCCGCCGGTTATCCCTGCACCGAACACACA atAGAAACAAAGGATGGTTATTTACTAGCTCTTCAACGAGTATCATCACGTCATGCTGATATCAaaatgacacgtggcactcctgTTTTGCTTCAACATGGACTCTTTATG GGAGGTGATGCGTGGTTTTTGAACTCTCCGGAGCAGTCATTAGGCTTCATTCTTGCAGATGCGGGATTTGATGTGTGGGTTGGAAATGTGCGTGGGACATTTTGGAGTCACGGGCATGTATCTTTGTCAGAGAAAGTCAAG GAATTTTGGGACTGGAGTTGGCAGGAATTGGCTCTATATGACCTTGCAGAAATGATACAGCATGTATATTCAGCAACAAACTCCAAAATCTTTATTGTCGGGCATTCACAG GGGACAATCATGTCTCTGGCAGCTCTTACTAAGCCCAAAATAGCAGAAATGGTTGAAGCTGCTGCTTTTCTGTGTCCAATATCATACCTGGATCATGTAACTGCTCCGCTTGTGCTTAGAATGGTTAGCTTGCATCTTGATCAG ATGGTTCAAGCCATGGGCATACATCAATTGAACTTTAGAAG TGAAGTCTTAATAAGCCTCTTGGATTCCATATGCGACAATGGCATAGAATGCAATGACTTGCTATCTTCCATAACAG GGAAAAACTGTTGCCTTAACAGCTCTCGTGTGGATTTCTTTTTTGAATATGAACCTCATCCGTCATCAGCAAAAAACCTGCGTCATCTTTTCCAGA TGATTCGTCAGGGTACATTTGCACAGTATGATTATGGTCTGTTTAAAAACCTGAAGCTGTATGGTCAAGTGGAACCCCCAGCATTTGATCTTAGTCTAATACCGAAGTCATTGCCAATATGGGCGGGCTATGGGGGAAATGATGGTTTAGCAGATGTGACAGACGTTGAGCACACACTCAAAGACTTGCAATCCAAACCCGAGTTGCTTTATTTGGAGAGCTACGGCCATGTAGATTTCATCTTGAGTGAACAAGCAAAAGAAGATGTTTACAGACATATGATTGGATTTTTCAGGTCATTGAGTAATTCTTGA
- the LOC126660776 gene encoding methylthioribose kinase, which produces MASSEFKPLDEKSLIEYIKNTPVLSNQIGNKFDELKIKEVGDGNLNFVYIVDSPDGSFVIKQALPYIRCIGESWPMSKERAYFEARTLKEHGRLCPEHVPEVYHFDHTMCLIGMRYLEPPHIILRKGLIGGFEYPYLAEHISDYMAKTLFYTSLLYLTTTEHKRVVAEFCGNVELCRLTEQVVFSDPYRVSQYNHWTSPFLDHDAEAVRENNDLKLEIAELKSKFCERSQALIHGDLHTGSVMVTSSSTQVIDPEFSFYGPMGFDVGAFIGNLILAYFAQDGHSDSTNDRKSYKKWILKMIEDTWNLFYEKFIALWDKHKDGPGEAYLPEIYNNPELRQLVQRKFMTDLFHDTLGFGAAKMIRRIVGVAHVEDFESINEASKRAECERKALEFAKMLLKNRRKFDSINEVVAAM; this is translated from the exons ATGGCATCATCAGAGTTTAAGCCACTGGATGAAAAATCATTGATAGAATACATAAAGAACACTCCAGTTTTATCCAATCAGATTGGCAATAAATTTGATGAGTTGAAAATTAAAGAAGTTGGAGATGGCAATCTGAATTTTGTCTACATTGTTGATAGCCCAGATGGTTCTTTTGTCATCAAGCAG GCACTTCCTTATATACGTTGCATTGGAGAATCATGGCCTATGAGCAAGGAAAGAGCCTATTTTGAAGCTAGGACGCTTAAAGAGCATGGCCGGTTGTGCCCTGAACATGTTCCGGAAGTTTATCACTTCGACCATACAATGTGTTTGATTGGTATGCGGTACTTGGAGCCGCCTCATATTATCCTCAGAAAAGGGCTAATTGGTGGATTTGAGTACCCTTATTTAGCAGAACATATTTCAGATTATATGGCAAAAACGCTTTTTTACACATCACTTCTGTATCTTACTACCACTGAGCATAAGCGTGTTG TTGCTGAATTCTGTGGGAATGTGGAGTTATGCAGGCTAACTGAGCAGGTTGTTTTCTCCGACCCTTATAGAGTATCTCAATATAACCATTGGACTTCCCCTTTCCTTGACCATGATGCTGAGGCTGTTCGTGAGAACAATGATTTGAAGCTTGAAATTGCTGAATTGAAATCAAA GTTCTGTGAAAGATCACAAGCGTTAATACACGGAGATCTTCACACTGGTTCTGTCATGGTTACTTCCTCTTCGACTCAGGTTATAGATCCAGAATTTTCATTCTACGGTCCAATGGGTTTTGATGTTGGAGCTTTCATTGGAAATCTGATTTTGGCCTACTTTGCTCAAGATGGCCATTCTGATTCAACTAATGATCGTAAA TCATATAAAAAGTGGATTCTGAAGATGATCGAAGATACATGGAATCTTTTTTACGAAAAGTTCATTGCACTTTGGGATAAGCATAAGGATGGACCTGGTGAGGCATATCTACCAGAAATCTATAATAACCCTGAGCTTCGGCAGCTTGTGCAGAGAAAATTTATGACAGATTTGTTCCATGATACCCTTGGATTTGGTGCTGCAAAAATGATAAG GAGGATCGTTGGGGTAGCACATGTTGAGGATTTTGAATCGATTAATGAAGCTAGCAAACGTGCTGAATGTGAACGGAAGGCACTTGAGTTTGCGAAAATGCTCCTAAAGAACCGGCGGAAGTTCGATTCAATCAACGAGGTAGTGGCAGCCATGTGA
- the LOC126660777 gene encoding uncharacterized protein LOC126660777 yields the protein MFHRSFFLSLLVTLATIHGSYAVDYTVTNTAASTSGGARYSREIGDAYSKQTLASATDFIWKLFQTPNPADRKNIATVGLFIDDMDGVAYASNNQIHFSARYIGGYSGDLKREFNGVLYHEMTHIWQWNGNGQAPGGLIEGIADYVRLKANYAPSHWVQPGQGTKWDQGYDVTARFLDYCNGLRNGFVAELNKKMRAGYSNQFFVDLLGKSVDQLWSDYKAKYGN from the coding sequence ATGTTTCACCGCAGTTTCTTCCTCTCATTGCTAGTAACACTAGCAACCATACATGGTAGCTACGCAGTAGACTATACCGTGACGAACACGGCAGCCTCGACTTCTGGTGGAGCGCGTTACTCGAGAGAAATTGGAGACGCATACAGCAAACAGACCCTAGCATCCGCCACTGATTTCATATGGAAACTATTCCAAACACCGAATCCTGCCGATCGTAAAAATATAGCAACAGTCGGCCTATTTATCGACGACATGGACGGAGTTGCATACGCAAGCAATAATCAAATCCACTTTAGTGCACGATATATAGGAGGCTATTCCGGAGATTTAAAAAGGGAATTCAACGGCGTTCTTTATCACGAAATGACACATATTTGGCAATGGAACGGTAACGGTCAAGCTCCCGGAGGATTGATTGAAGGAATTGCTGATTATGTGAGGCTAAAAGCGAACTACGCGCCGAGTCATTGGGTTCAGCCGGGACAAGGGACTAAGTGGGATCAAGGTTACGATGTTACAGCTAGGTTTTTGGATTATTGTAATGGTCTTAGAAATGGATTTGTTGCTGAACTAAACAAGAAAATGAGAGCTGGTTATAGCAATCAGTTCTTTGTTGATTTGCTTGGAAAATCTGTTGATCAGCTTTGGAGTGATTACAAGGCCAAATATGGAAACTAG
- the LOC126660756 gene encoding DExH-box ATP-dependent RNA helicase DExH12-like has translation MAHLGGGAEAHARFKQYEYRANSSLVLTTDSRPRDTHEPTGEPESLWGKIDPKSFGDRAFIGKPPELEEKKQKSKRKKERDPNAEPVPKRKRRRLREESVLSSSEEGVYQPKTKETRAAYEAMLSVIQQQLGGQPLNIVSAAADEILAVLKNESVKSTDKRKEIEKLLNPVPNDVFDQLAKIGMLITDFQDVSANGDVGGSGVSNGDGDDGLDDDVGVAVEFEEDNEDEEDESDLDLVPDEEDEEDEDLAEPNGSGAGGMQMGGGVDDEDMQEADEGFSLNVQDIDAYWLQRKISQGFGGKMDAEQCQKLAEEVLKTLSEGGEDVEVETKIVHYLTFELFTLVRIIMRNKLKIIWCTRLARAKDEEERKQIEEELMSSGPESVAILEQLHATRATAKERQRNLEKSIREEARRLKDESGGDYSRDRRGIVDRDSESGWVKGQAQLLDLESIAFDQGGLLMANKKCDLPVGSYRHTSKGYEEVHVPALKPKPIAPDEKLVKIADMPSWAHPAFKGMQQLNRVQSRVYDTALFQADNLLLCAPTGAGKTNVAVLTILQQIRLNMNKDGTFNHSDYKIVYVAPMKALVAEVVGNLSNRLQEYGVKVRELSGDQSLTRQQIEETQIIVTTPEKWDIITRKSGDRTYTQLVKLLIIDEIHLLHDNRGPVLESIVARTVRQIETTKEHIRLVGLSATLPNYEDVALFLRVDLKKGLFHFDNSYRPVPLSQQYIGITVKKPLQRFQLMNDICYEKVMEVAGKHQILIFVHSRKETAKTAKAIRDSALNNDTLGRFLKEDSASREILQSHTDMVKSNDLKDLLPYGFAIHHAGMTRADRQLVEDLFADGHVQVLVSTATLAWGVNLPAHTVIIKGTQIYNPDKGAWTELSPLDVMQMLGRAGRPQYDSYGEGIIITGHSELQYYLSLMNQQLPIESQFISKLADQLNAEVVLGTVQNAREACNWLGYTYLYVRMLRNPTLYGLAPDVLTRDITLEERRADLIHSAATILDKNNLVKYDRKSGYFQVTDLGRIASYYYITHGTISTYNEHLKPTMGDIELCRLFSLSEEFKYVTVRQDEKMELAKLLDRVPIPIKESLEEPSAKINVLLQAYISQLKLDGLSLTSDMVFITQSAGRLVRALFEIIVKRGWAQLAEKALNLCKMVNKRMWSVQTPLRQFNGIPNEILMKLEKKDLAWERYYDLSSQEIGELIRFPKMGRTLHKFIHQFPKLNLAAHVQPITRSVLRVELAITPDFQWEDKVHGYVEPFWVIVEDNDGEYILHHEYFMLKKQYIDEDHTLNFTVPIYEPLPPQYFIRVVSDKWLGSQTVLPVSFRHLILPEKYPPPTELLDLQPLPVTALRNPSYEALYQDFKHFNPVQTQVFTVLYNTDDNVLVAAPTGSGKTICAEFAILRNHQKGPDSVMRAVYIAPLEAIAKERFRDWERKFGRGFGMRVVELTGETAADLKLLEKGQIIISTPEKWDALSRRWKQRKYVQQVSLFIVDELHLIGGQGGPILEVVVSRMRYIASQIENKIRIVALSSSLANAKDLGEWIGATSHGLFNFPPGVRPVPLEIHIQGVDIANFEARMQAMTKPTYTAIVQHAKNGKPAIIFVPTRKHVRLTAVDLMTYSSTEGGEKPSFLMRSTEELEPFVEKVGDEMLRTTLRQGVGYLHEGLSSLDQEVVSQLFEAGWIQVCVMSSSMCWGVPLAAHLVVVMGTQYYDGRENMHTDYPVTDLLQMMGHASRPLLDNSGKCVILCHAPRKEYYKKFLYEAFPVESHLHHFLHDNFNAEVVAGVIENKQDAVDYLTWTFMYRRLTQNPNYYNLQGVSHRHLSDHLSELVENTLSGLEASKCVAIEEDMDLSPLNLGMIASYYYISYTTIERFSSSLASKTRMKGLLEILASASEYAQLPIRPGEEEVLRRLINHQRFSFENPRYSDPHVKANVMLQAHFSRHAVGGNLALDQREVLLSASRLLQAMVDVISSSGWLSLALLAMEVSQMVTQGMWERDSMLLQLPHFTKELAKKCQENPGKAIETVFDLAEMEDDDRRELLQMTDSQLLDIARFCNRFPNIDMSYEVVDGDDVRAGEDITLQVALERDLDGRTEVGPVDAARYPKAKEEGWWLVVGDTKSNQLLAIKRVSLQRKAKVKLEFAAPSEAGRKSYTLYFMCDSYLGCDQEYNFNVDVKEAGGADEDNRRD, from the exons ATGGCGCACTTAGGCGGTGGTGCAGAGGCACACGCTAGATTCAAACAGTATGAATATAGAGCAAATTCTAGTTTAGTTTTAACTACTGATTCCCGGCCACGTGACACTCACGAGCCCACCGGTGAGCCGGAGTCTCTTTGGGGAAAAATTGATCCGAAAAGCTTCGGCGACCGTGCTTTTATTGGGAAGCCTCCTGAATTAGAGGAGAAGAAGCAGAAATCTAAGAGGAAGAAGGAGAGGGACCCGAATGCTGAGCCTGTACCGAAGCGGAAACGTCGTCGGCTTAGGGAGGAGAGTGTGCTGAGTTCGAGTGAGGAGGGGGTTTATCAGCCTAAGACGAAGGAGACTAGAGCAGCTTATGAGGCGATGTTGAGTGTTATTCAGCAGCAGTTGGGTGGGCAGCCGTTGAATATTGTGAGTGCTGCGGCGGATGAGATATTGGCGGTTTTGAAGAATGAGAGTGTGAAGAGTACTGATAAGAGGAAGGAGATTGAGAAGCTGTTGAATCCGGTTCCGAATGATGTTTTTGATCAGCTTGCGAAGATTGGTATGCTTATTACGGATTTTCAGGATGTGAGCGCGAATGGTGATGTTGGTGGGAGTGGTGTTAGTAATGGCGATGGTGATGACGGGCTTGATGATGATGTGGGTGTGGCTGTTGAGTTTGAGGAAGATAATGAGGATGAAGAGGATGAGAGTGATTTGGATCTTGTGCCGGATGAGGAAGATGAGGAGGATGAGGATTTGGCTGAGCCTAATGGCTCGGGTGCTGGCGGTATGCAAATGGGTGGTGGTGTTGATGATGAAGATATGCAAGAGGCTGATGAAGGGTTTAGCCTTAATGTGCAAGATATTGATGCTTATTGGCTTCAGAGGAAGATATCCCAAGGTTTTGGTGGGAAGATGGATGCAGAACAGTGTCAGAAACTTGCAGAGGAAGTTCTTAAAACACTTAGCGAGGGAGGAGAGGATGTTGAAGTTGAAACCAAAATAGTCCATTATCTCACGTTTGAACTGTTTACACTTGTAAGGATTATTATGCGTAACAAGCTGAAGATTATTTGGTGTACTCGTTTGGCGAGGGCTAAAGACGAGGAAGAGAGAAAGCAGATTGAGGAAGAATTGATGAGTTCAGGTCCAGAGTCGGTGGCGATTTTGGAGCAGTTACATGCTACAAGGGCAACTGCAAAAGAGAGGCAAAGGAACTTGGAGAAGAGTATAAGAGAAGAGGCCCGCCGGCTTAAGGATGAGAGCGGTGGAGACTATAGTAGGGATAGGAGGGGGATTGTGGATAGAGATTCAGAAAGTGGTTGGGTGAAGGGTCAAGCTCAGTTGCTCGATCTAGAAAGCATCGCTTTTGATCAGGGTGGTCTTTTGATGGCCAACAAGAAGTGTGATCTTCCAGTTGGTTCCTACAGGCATACAAGCAAGGGCTACGAAGAAGTTCACGTGCCAGCCTTGAAGCCTAAACCAATAGCACCGGATGAGAAGCTTGTGAAGATAGCGGACATGCCGTCTTGGGCACATCCTGCTTTTAAAGGGATGCAGCAGTTGAATAGAGTACAAAGTAGAGTTTATGACACTGCCCTTTTTCAGGCAGACAATCTTCTTCTGTGTGCCCCCACTGGAGCAGGGAAAACTAATGTTGCAGTACTTACCATACTTCAGCAGATCAGATTGAACATGAACAAAGATGGTACATTCAACCATAGCGACTATAAGATAGTCTATGTGGCACCTATGAAAGCTCTTGTTGCTGAAGTTGTTGGTAATTTGTCCAATCGTCTGCAGGAGTACGGTGTCAAGGTTAGGGAGCTGAGTGGAGACCAGTCATTGACGAGGCAACAAATTGAAGAAACTCAAATAATTGTGACTACCCCTGAGAAGTGGGATATTATTACCAGAAAGTCTGGGGATCGCACTTACACGCAGCTTGTGAAATTACTCATCATCGACGAGATTCACCTTCTCCATGATAATAGAGGACCTGTGCTTGAGAGTATTGTTGCTAGGACTGTCAGACAAATTGAAACTACAAAAGAACATATTCGTCTAGTTGGATTATCCGCTACTCTCCCTAATTATGAAGATGTAGCCTTGTTTCTAAGGGTTGACCTCAAAAAAGGACTTTTTCATTTTGACAATAGTTACAGACCCGTCCCTCTATCTCAACAGTATATAGGAATCACAGTGAAGAAACCACTGCAGAGGTTTCAGTTGATGAATGATATCTGTTATGAAAAGGTAATGGAAGTTGCTGGAAAGCATCAAATTCTTATTTTTGTCCACTCAAGGAAGGAAACGGCAAAGACAGCTAAAGCGATTCGGGATTCCGCTCTTAATAATGATACTCTTGGAAGATTCTTGAAAGAAGACAGTGCAAGCCGTGAGATTCTTCAAAGTCATACAGATATGGTAAAGAGCAACGATCTTAAAGATCTTCTGCCCTATGGTTTTGCAATTCATCATGCTGGTATGACAAGAGCTGACCGTCAACTTGTTGAGGATCTTTTTGCAGATGGACATGTGCAAGTTTTGGTTTCTACTGCAACTCTTGCTTGGGGTGTTAACTTGCCTGCTCATACTGTGATTATTAAAGGGACTCAGATTTATAATCCAGATAAAGGAGCATGGACTGAATTAAGTCCTTTGGATGTCATGCAGATGTTAGGTCGTGCTGGGAGACCTCAATATGATTCTTACGGAGAAGGAATTATCATCACTGGTCATAGTGAACTTCAGTACTATCTGTCTTTGATGAATCAGCAACTTCCTATTGAAAGCCAGTTTATATCCAAACTGGCCGATCAGTTGAATGCAGAAGTTGTTCTTGGGACCGTCCAGAATGCTAGAGAAGCTTGCAATTGGCTAGGTTATACGTACCTGTATGTTCGTATGCTGCGAAATCCAACGCTTTATGGCTTAGCACCAGATGTTCTCACAAGGGATATTACTTTAGAGGAGCGGAGGGCTGATTTG ATTCATTCTGCTGCAACTATATTGGACAAAAACAATCTGGTTAAGTATGACAGGAAGAGTGGATATTTCCAGGTCACTGACTTGGGTCGCATTGCTAGCTACTATTATATAACTCACGGCACAATCTCTACATACAATGAGCATCTGAAGCCAACAATGGGGGATATAGAGCTATGTCGTCTGTTTTCACTCAGTGAAGAATTTAAGTATGTCACTGTGAGACAAGACGAGAAAATGGAGCTGGCTAAGCTTTTGGATCGCGTTCCAATTCCAATCAAGGAAAGCCTGGAGGAGCCCAGTGCAAAGATTAACGTTCTGCTTCAGGCATATATCTCGCAGCTTAAGCTTGACGGTCTTTCCCTCACATCAGACATGGTGTTCATAACTCAg AGTGCCGGCCGTCTTGTACGAGCCCTTTTTGAGATTATCGTGAAAAGAGGATGGGCACAATTAGCTGAAAAAGCTCTCAACCTGTGTAAAATGGTCAACAAGAGGATGTGGAGCGTCCAGACGCCCCTGCGCCAATTCAATGGGATCCCAAATGAAATTCTTATGAAGTTGGAGAAAAAAGATTTGGCTTGGGAAAGGTATTATGATCTTTCCTCACAGGAGATTGGTGAACTCATTCGTTTCCCAAAGATGGGTAGAACATTGCACAAGTTCATCCATCAATTCCCAAAGCTGAACCTGGCTGCACACGTTCAGCCAATTACTCGTTCTGTGTTGAGGGTTGAACTTGCTATAACTCCAGACTTCCAATGGGAGGATAAGGTTCATGGCTATGTGGAGCCATTTTGGGTTATTGTGGAGGACAATGATGGTGAGTATATTCTCCATCATGAGTATTTTATGTTGAAGAAGCAGTACATCGATGAGGATCACACATTGAACTTTACTGTGCCAATCTATGAGCCATTGCCGCCTCAGTATTTTATCCGTGTTGTATCAGATAAATGGCTTGGGTCACAAACTGTTTTACCCGTATCTTTTAGGCATCTCATTTTGCCAGAGAAGTATCCTCCTCCCACTGAGTTACTGGACTTGCAACCTTTACCTGTTACTGCACTGAGGAATCCATCATATGAAGCTCTTTATCAAGATTTCAAGCATTTTAATCCTGTTCAAACTCAGGTTTTTACTGTTCTCTATAACACAGATGACAATGTCTTAGTTGCAGCACCAACAGGCAGTGGGAAAACCATTTGTGCAGAGTTCGCTATATTAAGGAATCATCAAAAGGGACCTGATAGTGTCATGCGAGCTGTGTATATTGCACCTCTTGAAGCAATTGCTAAGGAACGGTTTCGTGATTGGGAGCGAAAATTTGGTCGAGGTTTTGGCATGCGAGTTGTTGAATTAACTGGGGAAACAGCAGCAGACTTGAAACTGCTTGAAAAGGGTCAAATAATCATCAGTACTCCAGAAAAATGGGATGCTTTGTCTCGTCGCTGGAAACAGCGGAAGTATGTGCAGCAGGTTAGTTTATTTATCGTTGACGAGCTCCACTTGATTGGGGGTCAAGGTGGTCCTATATTAGAAGTAGTTGTTTCCAGGATGAGGTATATTGCTAGTCAGATTGAGAACAAGATTCGTATTGTGGCATTGTCTTCTTCGCTTGCAAATGCAAAGGATCTTGGGGAGTGGATAGGAGCCACCTCGCACGGACTTTTTAATTTCCCTCCTGGCGTACGCCCTGTCCCTTTGGAGATACATATCCAGGGAGTAGATATCGCCAATTTTGAAGCAAGGATGCAGGCCATGACAAAACCTACTTACACCGCAATTGTCCAACATGCCAAAAATGGAAAGCCCGCTATTATTTTTGTTCCTACAAGAAAACATGTGCGACTCACCGCAGTGGATCTGATGACGTATTCTAGTACAGAGGGTGGAGAGAAGCCTTCTTTCCTGATGCGGTCAACAGAAGAACTGGAGCCTTTTGTCGAGAAGGTTGGGGATGAAATGTTGAGAACCACCTTACGACAAGGGGTTGGCTATCTGCATGAAGGCTTGAGCAGTTTAGATCAAGAGGTTGTGTCGCAGCTTTTTGAAGCTGGGTGGATTCAGGTTTGTGTTATGAGCAGTTCAATGTGTTGGGGGGTACCATTGGCAGCACATTTGGTGGTTGTGATGGGAACTCAGTATTATGACGGGCGTGAAAACATGCACACAGATTACCCTGTTACAGATCTGTTGCAGATGATGGGCCATGCTAGTCGCCCTCTGCTTGATAATTCTGGAAAATGTGTCATCCTGTGTCATGCGCCCCGGAAAGAGTATTACAAGAAGTTCCTATACGAGGCATTTCCTGTTGAAAGTCATTTGCACCACTTCCTTCATGACAATTTTAATGCTGAAGTGGTTGCTGGAGTTATTGAAAACAAGCAGGATGCGGTGGATTATCTTACATGGACTTTCATGTACAGACGGCTCACACAAAATCCAAACTACTACAATCTTCAGGGAGTTAGTCATAGGCATCTTTCTGATCACCTTTCAGAGCTTGTTGAAAACACTTTGAGTGGTCTGGAAGCAAGCAAATGTGTTGCAATTGAGGAGGATATGGACCTTTCTCCATTGAATCTCGGCATGATAGCATCTTATTACTACATCAGTTATACTACTATTGAGCGTTTTAGTTCTTCGCTGGCTTCTAAAACCAGAATGAAAGGTCTCTTGGAAATTCTTGCTTCCGCTTCTGAGTATGCACAACTTCCTATACGACCTGGAGAGGAAGAGGTACTCCGACGGCTTATCAATCATCAAAGATTCTCATTTGAAAACCCCAGATATAGTGATCCACATGTGAAGGCAAATGTAATGCTACAAGCCCATTTTTCAAGGCATGCTGTAGGTGGAAACCTAGCTTTAGACCAGCGAGAAGTGCTTCTTTCTGCTAGTAGATTGCTTCAGGCAATGGTTGATGTTATTTCAAGCAGTGGTTGGTTGAGCCTTGCACTTCTTGCAATGGAAGTTAGCCAAATGGTGACCCAGGGGATGTGGGAGCGTGATTCTATGCTTTTACAGCTTCCACACTTCACTAAGGAGTTAGCCAAGAAATGCCAGGAGAATCCCGGAAAGGCTATAGAGACGGTGTTTGATCTGGCAGAGATGGAGGATGATGACAGGCGTGAGCTTCTCCAGATGACAGACTCACAGTTATTAGATATCGCAAGGTTCTGCAACCGGTTTCCCAACATCGACATGTCATATGAGGTAGTTGATGGTGACGATGTGAGGGCAGGAGAAGATATCACTCTGCAAGTCGCTCTTGAACGGGATTTAGATGGGAGGACAGAAGTCGGACCTGTTGACGCTGCAAGGTATCCTAAAGCCAAGGAAGAGGGATGGTGGCTTGTTGTCGGTGACACCAAGAGCAACCAACTGCTTGCCATCAAGAGAGTCTCTCTGCAGAGGAAGGCAAAGGTGAAGCTTGAGTTTGCTGCCCCCTCTGAAGCCGGAAGGAAATCATATACGTTGTATTTTATGTGCGACTCTTATTTGGGCTGTGATCAggaatataactttaatgttgaTGTCAAAGAAGCAGGCGGCGCAGATGAGGATAATAGGAGAGACTAG
- the LOC126660539 gene encoding uncharacterized protein LOC126660539, whose translation MSNLTKLEFTALDVSGKNYLSWILDAKIHLQASGHEDTIKEGNNASTQDRAKAMIFLRHHLDEGLKNEYLSEDNPLVLWNSLKERFDHQKTVILPKARYDWMHLRLQDFKSVSEYNSAIFRISSKLKLCGETITDEDLLEKTFSTFHASNVVLQQQYREKGFKKYSELISCLLVAEQNNELLMKNHAARPTGSAPFPEVNASAYRSPRGRGRGRGRGHGYGRGGNNYNHVGYNNSFKHKNHHQKWDKKEEKQENRNSGQYKHQVKNVDSKCYRCGMTGHWSRTCRTPKHLVELYQASLKENGKNIETNFVADDDFDHSLMHNDSIDMTHLDVSDFLENNNNEN comes from the coding sequence ATGTCAAACCTTACAAAGCTTGAATTTACGGCACTTGATGTATCTGGAAAAAATTATCTGTCATGGATACTAGATGCTAAAATACATCTGCAAGCCTCTGGTCATGAGGACACTATTAAAGAGGGAAATAATGCCTCTACTCAAGATCGTGCAAAAGCAATGATCTTCCTTCGCCATCATCTTGATGAaggattaaaaaatgaatatctcAGTGAAGATAATCCACTTGTTCTCTGGAATAGTTTAAAAGAACGCTTCGACCATCAGAAGACTGTAATTCTTCCAAAAGCTCGTTATGACTGGATGCATTTAAGATTGCAGGATTTTAAAAGTGTTAGTGAATACAATTCTGCAATATTCCGAATTAGCTCAAAGCTAAAATTGTGTGGAGAAACAATTACTGATGaagatttattagaaaaaacatTCTCCACTTTTCATGCATCTAATGTGGTACTCCAGCAGCAGTATCGTGAGAAAGGGTTTAAGAAATATTCAGAGCTGATTTCTTGCCTTCTAGTGGCTGAGCAGAATAACGAGTTGTTAATGAAAAATCATGCGGCACGACCCACTGGTTCTGCTCCATTTCCTGAAGTAAATGCGAGCGCATATAGATCTCCTCGTGGTCGTGGTCGTGGCCGTGGTCGTGGTCATGGTTATGGTCGAGGTGGAAATAATTACAACCATGTCGGTTATAATAACTCCTTTAAGCATAAGAATCACCACCAGAAGTGGGATAAGAAGGAGGAGAAACAAGAAAACAGAAACAGTGGACAATACAAACATCAAGTGAAAAATGTCGATAGTAAATGTTATCGATGTGGCATGACTGGGCATTGGTCGCGTACCTGTCGTACGCCCAAACATCTTGTTGAGCTTTACCAAGCTTCCCTCAAGGAAAATGGAAAGAATATAGAAACAAATTTTGTTGCTGATGATGATTTTGACCATAGTCTAATGCATAATGACTCTATAGACATGACACATTTAGATGTTTCTGATTTTCTTGAGAACAATAATAATGAAAACTAA